A stretch of DNA from Arachis hypogaea cultivar Tifrunner chromosome 19, arahy.Tifrunner.gnm2.J5K5, whole genome shotgun sequence:
TTCCTCACTTGAAGGTCCTTCCATGAATGAACTCTATGAATTAGGAGGAACTTACACATCATGGGATGGAAAAGTGGCAATTCTTGCAGGCTCAACAGTTGGTGGTGGTTCTTCAATTAATTGGGCTGCATCTATCAGAACACCAGATTCTGTGCTTAAGGAATGGTCAGAAGAATACAAGCTATCATTCTTCTCGAGCTACGAGTATCTTTCGGCTATGGATACAGTGTGTAAGAGGATTGGTGTAACGGATAAGTGTGTAGAGGAAGGGCTCCAGAACCAAGTTCTTCGAAAAGGATGCGAAAATCTTGGCCTTCGAGTCGATTATGTGCCGAGAAATTCATCAGAGAAACATTATTGCGGCTCGTGTAACTACGGTTGTAGAAGAGGGGACAAAAAAGGGACTGAAGTTACATGGCTTGTTGATGCTGTGGATCATGGTGCAGTTATACTATCAGGATGCAAAGCTGAGAAGTTTTTATTggaagaaaataacaaagaagGTTGCTTGAGGAGCAAGAAATGCTTAGGAGTGATGGCAAATGTGGTAACAAACAATGTCACATGGAAGCTACAAATTGAGGCCAAAAGTACAATCTCAGCAGGTGGTGCTCTTTTCACACCCCCTTTAATGATCTCAAGTGGATTAAAGAACAAGAACATTGGTCGAAACCTTCACCTTCATCCGGTGCTAATGGTGTGGGGCTATTTTCCTGAATGGGTTCGTGATCTCAAGGGTAAGATCTATGAAGGAGGGATAATTACATCAGTTCACAAGGTTCAATCAAAGGACTCATCAGAAGTGAAAGCCATAGTTGAAACTCCTGCAATGGGGCCAGGAATTTTCTCTTCATTGTTTCCTTGGGAATCTGGAATTGACTTCAAAGAAAGAATGCTCAAGTATTCAAGAACTGCTCATTTCATCACAATTATTAAGGACAATGGTTCTGGAGAAATTAGGACTGAAGGCAGGGTAAGGTATGAGTTTGATGATTCAGACAAAGAGAATATGAAGGAAGGACTTAAGCAAGCGCTGCGGATTCTGATTGCGGCCGGCGCAGTGGAGGTAGGCACACACAGAAGTGATGGCCATAGGATCAAATGTGAAGGGAAGAGTGAAAAGGAATTGAGGGAGTTTGTGGAATCAGTGTATGCAACAGGTGGTCCAATGTCTCATGAAGAGAAATGGAGTGTTTATGGTTCTGCTCATCAAATGGGAAGCTGTAGGATGGGCATTACTGAATCCGAAGGCGCCGTCGATGAAAACGGACAGAGTTGGGAAGCAGAAGGTTTATTTGTGTGTGATGCAAGTCTCTTGCCAACTGCAATTGGTGTCAATCCAATGATTACTATCCAATCTACTGCCTATTGCGTAGCGAACAGAATAGCAGGGATGCTGAGAATGGAATAGAACTCAAAAGCaggtttcttcttctttaatttccttcAATCAAGCATGTCCTTGCCAGTGCAGTTGAATAAATAATTGCATGAGACATGCATTCAATTGTTTTAGTAATTTATGATATGTATATCTATGTGATTAGCAATATTCTTGTGTTTACATGGTTAAACTACTTTCAGCCTTAGTTGTATTAGTTTAAGAGAATTTATTTGCAAGAAAGTTCTCTATCATTTGTACAATACAGAATCTTGCATGGTAAGTTCTGGAAAATTTGCTTTAACGTTAAATGACATAAATCTGCACCACAAGAGAATGAGCTACAAAATCTAATCACAATTGATTGAGAAAACAATAACCTACTCCAaaagaattaattgatttaatAGAACTAAAGGAAGTTTTATTTTCATCCAAAATGCCATGAAAATGTATAGAGAGAAATTTTATTGAGATATTTCTTCAAATCTTACtaattgaaaacatgatttgattTTCCTTAAAGAGCTACTTTAAGCCTTCTAGCTAATTGAGACATTTTATATTCTCATTAGGTTATCAACAACCCTTTTGCATCAATGTAACCAATTATACTATTGGTTCTTGGCTTTTGATTGCAGTTtacaataaagtaaataaaagcaaaCTTCTAATTGGATCAGACGATAAAACAAACGGAAGCaattaatcattttttttttcttgaggcTATTGATATTGATATAGAACAACAGGAAGTccaaaatttgaaatccatttATCCAATTTACATGAAATATTATTCGAGGTGCACATTTGGCATTGCAATTGATGgtattcacaattcaattgagTAATCATATGAATTACGAGGGACCTCACATGTTT
This window harbors:
- the LOC112779456 gene encoding long-chain-alcohol oxidase FAO1 isoform X2 → MLATRFGTLLLCGSLCLNGKWPFINKFSDMSLDNREKVIQKWFKHRFLTPVRIVFLYIKVLCLIIFFSQCDENGENKVWEAIGYKVDNEVNTNNYTDNDKNRTLEKGIVEAMYETNLTLPQKLDQKGLKVSMDSKNNILKIKCDVVIVGSGCGGGVAASVLATSGHKVLVLEKGNYFTSRDYSSLEGPSMNELYELGGTYTSWDGKVAILAGSTVGGGSSINWAASIRTPDSVLKEWSEEYKLSFFSSYEYLSAMDTVCKRIGVTDKCVEEGLQNQVLRKGCENLGLRVDYVPRNSSEKHYCGSCNYGCRRGDKKGTEVTWLVDAVDHGAVILSGCKAEKFLLEENNKEGCLRSKKCLGVMANVVTNNVTWKLQIEAKSTISAGGALFTPPLMISSGLKNKNIGRNLHLHPVLMVWGYFPEWVRDLKGKIYEGGIITSVHKVQSKDSSEVKAIVETPAMGPGIFSSLFPWESGIDFKERMLKYSRTAHFITIIKDNGSGEIRTEGRVRYEFDDSDKENMKEGLKQALRILIAAGAVEVGTHRSDGHRIKCEGKSEKELREFVESVYATGGPMSHEEKWSVYGSAHQMGSCRMGITESEGAVDENGQSWEAEGLFVCDASLLPTAIGVNPMITIQSTAYCVANRIAGMLRME
- the LOC112779456 gene encoding long-chain-alcohol oxidase FAO1 isoform X1, which codes for MRNRECHPLLRGERREGRKYRNGFSSAEMESLSSICETLLPPLPIESLKNNNNNSSDAVKFFWESSGSQFPVPDKIVEILLQRALPEALILLRLILWMLATRFGTLLLCGSLCLNGKWPFINKFSDMSLDNREKVIQKWFKHRFLTPVRIVFLYIKVLCLIIFFSQCDENGENKVWEAIGYKVDNEVNTNNYTDNDKNRTLEKGIVEAMYETNLTLPQKLDQKGLKVSMDSKNNILKIKCDVVIVGSGCGGGVAASVLATSGHKVLVLEKGNYFTSRDYSSLEGPSMNELYELGGTYTSWDGKVAILAGSTVGGGSSINWAASIRTPDSVLKEWSEEYKLSFFSSYEYLSAMDTVCKRIGVTDKCVEEGLQNQVLRKGCENLGLRVDYVPRNSSEKHYCGSCNYGCRRGDKKGTEVTWLVDAVDHGAVILSGCKAEKFLLEENNKEGCLRSKKCLGVMANVVTNNVTWKLQIEAKSTISAGGALFTPPLMISSGLKNKNIGRNLHLHPVLMVWGYFPEWVRDLKGKIYEGGIITSVHKVQSKDSSEVKAIVETPAMGPGIFSSLFPWESGIDFKERMLKYSRTAHFITIIKDNGSGEIRTEGRVRYEFDDSDKENMKEGLKQALRILIAAGAVEVGTHRSDGHRIKCEGKSEKELREFVESVYATGGPMSHEEKWSVYGSAHQMGSCRMGITESEGAVDENGQSWEAEGLFVCDASLLPTAIGVNPMITIQSTAYCVANRIAGMLRME